From the genome of Penaeus chinensis breed Huanghai No. 1 chromosome 37, ASM1920278v2, whole genome shotgun sequence, one region includes:
- the LOC125045230 gene encoding uncharacterized protein LOC125045230 codes for MSPVPEPMQSRKGEPGGNDEEELNPPSGLTLGQALSSSDDEHDANDTENETHNGYIPLPQYNDVDEEENEGQIDYSSLSGLMSALATHGPNVVDDAEEEESSDVRHEEVEGAVGIASNISTSTSMLAEEAEQQRKTEIALEQATVWNSPAPERLSLDGNKVEEIKSVMASFSLPQSAIPPWAKDLSEEDWKNQVACLISNKKKL; via the exons ATGTCCCCTGTACCTGAGCCAATGCAGAGCAGAAAGGGAGAACCGGGGGGTAATGATGAGGAAGAGCTAAATCCTCCCTCAGGCTTGACACTGGGACAGGCATTGTCATCAAGTGACGATGAACATGATGCAAATGACACAGAGAATGAAACCCACAATGGATATATTCCCCTACCTCAATATAATGATGTG gatgaggaggagaatgaaggtcAAATtgattactcttctctctctggtCTAATGTCTGCTTTGGCCACACATGGACCTAATGTTGTGGATGATGCTGAGGAAGAAGAGAGCAGTGATGTGAGACATGAAGAAGTAGAAGGTGCAGTAGGTATTGCTTCCAACATTTCCACAAGCACATCAATGCTGGCAGAAGAG GCTGAACAGCAAAGAAAAACGGAAATAGCCTTAGAGCAAGCCACAGTATGGAACTCCCCAGCCCCTGAGCGGCTGAGCTTGGATGGAAATAAAGTAGAGGAAATTAAGTCAGTGATGGCCTCCTTCAGTCTCCCTCAGTCTGCAATTCCTCCCTGGGCCAAGGACCTATCAGAAGAAGACTGGAAAAACCAGGTTGCCTGCCTtatatctaacaaaaaaaaactataa